A stretch of DNA from Cellulomonas fengjieae:
TGGTTGGTCGGGTCGGTCGGGGGCCTCCTGCTCGCCGCGCTCATGCAGCGCTGGCAGCTGGTCGAGTCGGCGCTGGCGCCGTGGGTGGTGCTCAGCCAGACGGTGCCGCTGATCGCGCTGGCGCCGCTCGTGGTGGGCTGGGGCGGGCGGATCCAGATCGGCGGGCTCGAGTGGCAGCGGTGGATGTCGGTGGCGCTCATCGCGAGCTACCTCGCGTTCTTCCCGGTCACGATCGGTGCGCTGCGGGGGTTCCAGTCGCCGCCCGCCGCGCAGGTCGAGCTGTTCCGCGCGCAGGCGGCCGGCTGGAGCCGCACGATGCTCTCCCTGCGCCTGCCGGCGAGCGTGCCGTACCTGCTGCCCGCGCTGCGCCTCGGGGCGGCGACCGCGGTGGTCGGCGCGATCGTCGCCGAGGTCTCGACCGGGACGAAGGGTGGCATCGGGCGGCTGATCATCGGGTACGCCCAGTCGGCCGGCGGCGACCCGGCCAAGCCGTGGGCGGCGATCGCCGCCGCGGCGCTGCTCGGCCTGCTCGCGGCCGGGCTCGTGTCCCTGATCGGGCTCGGTCTGGGCCGCTACCGGTATGCGGAGGTCACATGAGCACGCCCGCCGTGCAGGCCAGCGCCGTCGGGAAGGTCTTCGCCTCCCGGTCCGGCGACGTGATCGCGCTCGAGGGCATCGACCTCACCGTCGCCGCGGGGGAGTTCGTGTCCCTGATCGGGCCCTCCGGCTGCGGGAAGTCGACGCTGCTGCGGCTGATCGCGGACCTGGACACGCCGACCACGGGCGAGGTGACCGTCTTCGGGCGCACCCCGCAGCAGGCGCGCGAGGCGCAGGACTACGGGATCGCGTTCCAGCAGGCCGGTCTGCTGCCGTGGCGGACCGTGACCGCCAACGTCCAGCTACCGCTCGAGCTGCACGGCGTCGGCAAGGCGGAACGGGCGGCACGTGCGGCGGACCTGCTCTCGCTCGTCGGGCTCGACGAGTTCGCCGGTCACTTCCCGCACCAGCTGTCCGGTGGGATGCAGCAGCGGGTCGCCATCGCCCGGTCGCTCGCGGAGCGGCCCAGCCTGCTGCTCATGGACGAGCCGTTCGGCGCGCTGGACGAGATGACGCGTGAGCGCATGCAGACCGAGCTGGTCCGGATCTGCGCGGAGAGCGGCGCCGCGGTCGTCTTCGTGACGCACTCGATCCCGGAGGCGGTGTTCCTGTCGCAGCGGGTGGTCGTGATGACGCCGCGGCCCGGACGCATCAGCGCGGTCGTGCCGGTGGACCTGGGGCAGGCGCGCGGCGAGGGCCTGCGCGAGGACGCGTCGTTCTTCGCGGCGGTCACCGCGGTCCGTGAGGCGCTGCACGGCATGCCGGTGCCGACACCCGGTGGGACCAGAGCGGACCTGCGATGACGGGCGTCGCGGTGCGCCGCTGGGTCGCACCGGTGCTGCTCGGCGTCCTCGCTCTGGCGTTCTGGCAGGCGCTCGTCGTCGGGACCGGCATCAAGCCGTATCTGCTGCCCAGCCCGACGGCGATCGTGGAGCAGCTCGTGCTGGTCCTTCCGCTGGTCTGGTCCGCCGCGCTTGCTACGGGGATGAACGTGCTGGTGGGACTGCTCGTGGGCACCCTGGTGGCCGTCGGTGCCGCGATCGTCGCGGCCCGCAGCCGGATGGCGGACACGCTCCTGTCGCCGACCGCGGCGGCCCTGTCGGTGATGCCGATCGTCGCGCTCGCGCCCGCGCTGAACACCATGTTCGGCACCACGTCGACCACGCCTCGGCGGCTCGTGGTGGCGGTCGTGGTCTTCGCGCCCGTCTTCGTCAACCTGCTGCGAGGGCTGCGCCAGGTGCAGCCGGTGCACCGGGACCTGCTGCGGGCCTACGCGGCGACGCCCCGGCAGATCACCCGGACCGTGACGATCCCCGGCGCGCTGCCCTACCTGTTCACCGGGCTGCGGATCGCGTCGTCGACCGCCGTCATCGCCGCGATCGTCGCCGAGTACTTCGGCGGGCTGCAGAACGGGCTCGGCTCGCGCATCACGTCGGCGGCGTCCAACAGCGCCTACGCGCGGGCGTGGGCCTTCGTGCTCGGGGCCATCCTGCTCGGACTCGTGTTCTACCTCGCCACGCTCGCTCTCGAGCGCGCGGTCGCGAGGCGCCAAGGGGGCTAGGCGTCCGCCTGCCAGTGCAGCCAGTCGGCCGACCACCGCACAGCACAGCCAACGAGAGGATTGACGATGAGACTCACCAGGCGTACTGCGTGGGGCACGGCGGCGGTCGGCGTGGCCGCGGCGCTCGCCCTGTCGGCATGCAGCGCGGGCGGCGGCGACGAGCCCGAGGAGGAGACCTCCATGAGCTCGGAGGTGCTGATCCCCGTGAAGCTCCAGCTCCAGTGGTTCACCCAGGCTCAGTTCGCCGGCTACTACGCGGCCCTCGACCAGGGCTACTACGTCGACGAGGGGCTCGACGTCCAGATCGTCGAGGGCGGCACCGACATCGTTCCGCAGTCCGTGCTGGCCGACGGCTCGGTCGACTACGCGATCGCGTGGGTGCCCAAGGCGCTGGCGTCGCGCGAGCAGGGCGCCGGGATCACCGACGTCGCGCAGATCTTCCAGAGGTCCGGCACGCTCCAGGTCTCGTTCGCCGACACGGGGATCACGTCCGCAGCCGACCTCGAGGGCAAGACCGTCGGCAACTGGGGGTACGGCAACGAGTTCGAGCTGTTCGCCGGCATGACCGAGGCGGGCCTCGACCCCGCGACCGACGTGACCCTGGTCCAGCAGCAGTTCGACATGAACGCGTTCCTGGCGGGCGACATCGACGCCGCGCAGGCCATGACGTACAACGAGTACGCACAGCTGCTCGAGGCCGAGAACCCCGAGACGGGCGAGCTGTACACGCCCGACGACTTCACCGCGATCGACTGGAACGACGAGGGCACGGCGATGCTCCAGGACGCCGTGTGGGCGAGCTCCGAGCGGCTCGCGTCCGACGAGGAGTACCAGGACACCACCGTGAAGTTCCTCAAGGCGAGCCTCAAGGGGTGGGTCTACGCGCGGGACAACCCGGAGGAGGCCCGGGACATCGTGGTGGCGGAGGGCTCGCAGCTGGGCAACAGCCACCAGCTCTGGATGACCAACGAGGTGAACAAGCTGATCTGGCCGTCGCCGGACGGCATCGGTCTGATCGACGAGGACGCGTGGGCGCAGACCGTCGACGTCGCCCTCACCACCAAGAACGACCAGGGCGCCACGGTGATCACCGCCGAGCCCGACGCCGAGGCGTACACCAACGAGTACGTCGAGGAAGCGCTGGCAGCGCTGAGGGACGAGGGCGTCGACGTGTCGGGCGAGGACTTCGAGCCCCTCACCGTCACACTCGAGGCCGGCGGCAGCTGACCCCGGCGCGCGGGCGCCGGCCACGGCGCCCGCGCGCGGGACACGACGAAGGAGACCCACATGACCACCGACGACGACGCCACCGCGCTGCGTCTCGACCGCGACCACGTCTTCCACTCGTGGTCGGCGCAGGGCCACCTGAACCCGCTGGTCATCGCGGGCGGGCTCGGGTCGACCGTGTGGGACCACGCGGGCCGCCGGTACCTGGACTTCTCCAGCCAGCTGGTCAACACGAACATCGGCCACCAGCACCCGCGGGTCGTCGCGGCGATCCAGGAGCAGGCGGCGACGCTCACGACGGTGGCGCCCGCGGCCGCGAACCTCACGCGCGGCCTGGCGGCCCAGAAGGTGCTCAGCCACGCGCCCGACGGGTTCCGCAGCGTCTTCTTCACCAACGGCGGGGCGGATGCCAACGAGAACGCGATCCGGCTGGCCCGCCTGCACACCGGCCGCGACAAGGTGGTCTCGGCGTACCGCTCGTACCACGGCAACACCGGGGCGGCCGTCGTGGCGACCGGGGACTGGCGCCGGGTGCCCAACGAGTACGCCCGCGCGCACGTGCACCACTTCGGGCCGTACCTGTACCGCTCGGAGTTCTGGGCCACCACGCCCGAGCAGGAGAGCGAGCGCGCGCTGCGCCACCTCGAGCGCGTGATCCAGGCCGAGGGGCCGACATCGGTCGCGGCCATCCTGCTGGAGACCATCCCCGGCACTGCCGGCGTCCTGGTCCCGCCGCCCGGCTATCTCGCGGGCGTCCGGGCGATCGCCGACCGGTACGGCATCCTGCTGATCCTCGACGAGGTCATGGCCGGCTTCGGGCGGACCGGCCAGTGGTTCGCGTTCGACGCGTTCGACGTCGTCCCCGACCTCATCACGTTCGCCAAGGGCGTGAACTCCGGGTACGTGCCCGCGGGGGGCGTCATCCTCAGCGAGCCGATCGCCGCGACCTTCGAGGACCGGGTGTTCCCCGGCGGGCTGACCTACTCGGGGCACCCGCTCGCGATGGCCTCGATCGTCGCCACGCTCGACGCCATGGCCAACGAGGGGATCATCGAGAACGCCGCCGCGATCGGCCGCGACGTCCTGGGGCCGGGTCTGGCGGAGCTGGCCGAGAAGAGCCCGCTGGTCGGCGAGGTCCGCGGGCTGGGTGTCTTCTGGGCGGTCGAGCTGGTCGCGGACCAGGCCACCCGCGAGCCGGTCGACGCCGCGCTGATGGGTCGCATCAAGGCCGGAGCCCTGGCCCGGGGACTGCTCCCGTTCGTCGCGGACAACCGGGTGCACGTCGTGCCGCCGTGCGTCGTGACGCCCGAGGAGGCCGAGACCGGCCTCGCCCTGCTGACCGAGGTCCTCGCCGAGGTCGCCTAGCCTGCTGCCCTCACCACCACCCCTCAGGAGCCACCTGCATGAGCACAGCCACGCCCCGACCCCGCCGCGCCCTCGTCACGGGGGCGTCCTCCGGGATCGGCGCCGCCACGGTCCGCCGCCTGCGCACGGAGGGCTGGGACGTCGTCGCGACCGCCCGCCGGGCCGACCGGCTGGCGGCCCTGGCCGACGAGACCGGGGCGGACACGGTGGTCGCCGACGTCACCGACGACGCGGACGTCGCACGGCTCGCGGCGCACGTGGCCGAGGGCGGCCCGCTGGACGCGCTGGTGAACAACGCGGGCGGGGCGTTCGGGCTGGACCCGGTCGAGTCGGCGGACCTCGACCACTGGCGCCAGATGTACGAGCTCAACGTCCTGGGCACCCTGCGGGTCACGCAGGCGCTGCTCCCGGCCCTGCGTGCGGGGGACGGCGGGGACATCGTCGTGGTGACCTCGACCGCAGCGCACGGCACGTACGAGGGCGGTGCCGGGTACGTCGGCGCCAAGCACGCGGAGCGGATGCTCGCGACGACGCTGCGCTGGGAGATCCTGGGCGAGCCGATCCGGATCATCGAGATCGCCCCGGGGGCCGTGGCCACCGAGGAGTTCTCCATGGTCCGCTTCGACGGGGACGCCGAGCGTGCCGCGGCCGTCTACGCGGGGTACGAGCCGCTGGTCGCGGACGACATCGCCGACGCCATCGCCTGGTCCCTCAGCCGTCCGGCGCACGTCAACATCGACCTGCTGGTGGTGCGCCCCCGCGCGCAGGCGAGCAACAACAGGGTGGCGCGCACCGGAGTGTGAGACCGGCCGGGCAGGTGTCGGAGGCCGTACGTAGTGTGAAGGCGTGCCCTCCGCCCCACCCGCTCCTCCCGCGCGCCCCGAGTCGACCACCCGCGTGCTCCTGCGCCTGTTCCGCTGGGCGCGGCCGGCTCTGCCGCGGATCGCGCTCGGCGGGCTGACGGCACTGGGCGCGAGCCTGCTCGCGCTCGCCGTCCCGCAGGTGCTGCGCGTGATCGTCAACGGCCCGCTGCTCACCGAGGGGTCGCGGCGCGGCGTCGTGCTCGGCGCTCTCGTCGTGCTCGGGCTCGGCGTGCTGGAGGCCTTTCTCGTGTGGTGCCGGCGCGCCCTCATCCTCGGCCCCGGCACCACGGTCGAGCGGGACATGCGCACCGACCTGTTCCGGCACCTGCTCGACCTGCCCGTGGAGTTCCACGACCGCTGGTCCGGGGGTCAGCTGCTGTCGCGCATCATGTCCGACCTGGGGACCATCCGGCGCTGGACCGTCTTCGGGCTGGTCATGCTGCTGGTCAGCAGCACCACGGTGGTCGTCGGCATCGGCTTGATGCTCGCGACCAGCTGGGTGCTCGGCCTGGTCTACCTGGTCGGCGCCGTGCCCATGATCTGGCTGAGCTTCCGGTTCCGCGAGGACTACAAGGTCGTCGCCCGCCTCGCCCGCGACCAGGCGGGGGACCTGGCCACGACCGTCGAGGAGTCGGTGCACGGAATCCGCGTGCTCAAGGCCTTCGGCCGGGGCGACGACGCGCTGGACGACTTCGCCCGGCAGGCGGACGAGCTGCGGACCACCGAGGTGCACAAGGCCCGGACCCTGTCGCGCGTCTCGTTCGCGCTCAGCGCGATCCCGGAGACCATCCTCACCGTCTCGCTGGGCCTCGGCGTGGTCCTCACGTCGCGCGGCGAGCTCAGCGTCGGCGCGCTGGTCGCGTTCTTCGCGACGGCCGCCGTGGTCAACAACCCGGTGGAGCGGCTCGGAATGCTGCTCGCGATGACGCTGGACGCCAAGGCGGCGACCGACAGGTACCTGCAGGTGATGGACACGGGATCGACCGTGCGGGACCCGGAGCAGCCGGTCACGCTGCCCGTGCCGGACGCCGCGGGCTCGCGCGTCGAGCTGTCGGGGGTCCACTTCGCGCACCCGCCGACCGCCTCGCCCGACGGCCCCCGCGCCGGCGCCGAGATCCTCGCGGGGATCGACCTGGTGCTCGAGCCGGGGGAGACCATGGCGCTCGTCGGCCTGACCGGCAGCGGCAAGACCACCCTGCTGCAGCTGGTGCCCCGGCTCTACGACGTCACCGCCGGCCGCGTCCGGATCGACGGCGTGGACGTGCGTGACCTCACCCGCGCCGACCTGCGCTCGGCGGTGTCCATCGCGTTCGAGGACCCGATCCTGTTCTCGGCGTCCGTGCGGGAGAACGTCCTGCTCGGCACGGACCTGACCGGCCAGGCGGCGGACGACCTCGTCGCGGAGGCGCTCGACGTGGCGCGTGCGCGGTTCGCCTACGGGTTGCCGGACGGTCTCGACACCGTCATCGGCGAGGAGGGCCTCAGCCTGTCCGGCGGCCAGCGCCAGCGCATCGCCCTGGCCCGTGCGATCGCGGTCCGTCCACGGGTGCTGGTGCTCGACGACCCGCTCTCGGCGCTCGACGTCACCACAGAGGCCGCCGTCACCGCCCGGCTGCGGGAGATGCTCACCGGCACCACCACGCTCGTCGTCGCGCACCGGCCGTCGACGGTCGCGCTGGCGGACCGCGTGGCGGTCCTCGAGGACGGGCGGATCACCGGGGTCGGCCGGCACGCCGACCTGCTGTCCACCCACCCGCACTACCGCTACGTGCTCACCGCGCTGTCCGCGCTGGATGCCGAGACGGACCAGACCGACGAGCTCGCGGAGGTCCGGCCGTGAGCGCCCCGGTGAGCACGCTGGCGACCGGTGGCTCGACGCCCGACGGGCCCGGCGACGAGAGCACACGGGCGGAGTCCCGCCGCATCCGGCGGCGGTCGCTCACGCTGCTGCGCTCCCTGCTGCGCCCGGTCGCCGGCGCCGCCTGGGGGACCGCCGCCCTCGTCGTCGGCGCGCAGCTGGCCGCCGTCGCGGGACCGGCGCTCGTCGCCTACGGCATCGACCAGGGCCTGCCCGCCCTCACCGACGGCGACGCCGGACCGATCACCCTGGCCGCCGCCGCGTACCTCGTG
This window harbors:
- a CDS encoding ABC transporter permease, which codes for MTDLAATLAPRTTPVPVRARGRSAIGRRIVAGVLAVLFLAALWELVKLVVPDAGGHVGEASLLPRTDDLAMPHTWDVVGRVLEPETSATGSPTVLSAMLSACWFTLRVALAGWLVGSVGGLLLAALMQRWQLVESALAPWVVLSQTVPLIALAPLVVGWGGRIQIGGLEWQRWMSVALIASYLAFFPVTIGALRGFQSPPAAQVELFRAQAAGWSRTMLSLRLPASVPYLLPALRLGAATAVVGAIVAEVSTGTKGGIGRLIIGYAQSAGGDPAKPWAAIAAAALLGLLAAGLVSLIGLGLGRYRYAEVT
- a CDS encoding ABC transporter ATP-binding protein; the encoded protein is MSTPAVQASAVGKVFASRSGDVIALEGIDLTVAAGEFVSLIGPSGCGKSTLLRLIADLDTPTTGEVTVFGRTPQQAREAQDYGIAFQQAGLLPWRTVTANVQLPLELHGVGKAERAARAADLLSLVGLDEFAGHFPHQLSGGMQQRVAIARSLAERPSLLLMDEPFGALDEMTRERMQTELVRICAESGAAVVFVTHSIPEAVFLSQRVVVMTPRPGRISAVVPVDLGQARGEGLREDASFFAAVTAVREALHGMPVPTPGGTRADLR
- a CDS encoding ABC transporter permease, which translates into the protein MTGVAVRRWVAPVLLGVLALAFWQALVVGTGIKPYLLPSPTAIVEQLVLVLPLVWSAALATGMNVLVGLLVGTLVAVGAAIVAARSRMADTLLSPTAAALSVMPIVALAPALNTMFGTTSTTPRRLVVAVVVFAPVFVNLLRGLRQVQPVHRDLLRAYAATPRQITRTVTIPGALPYLFTGLRIASSTAVIAAIVAEYFGGLQNGLGSRITSAASNSAYARAWAFVLGAILLGLVFYLATLALERAVARRQGG
- a CDS encoding ABC transporter substrate-binding protein, translating into MRLTRRTAWGTAAVGVAAALALSACSAGGGDEPEEETSMSSEVLIPVKLQLQWFTQAQFAGYYAALDQGYYVDEGLDVQIVEGGTDIVPQSVLADGSVDYAIAWVPKALASREQGAGITDVAQIFQRSGTLQVSFADTGITSAADLEGKTVGNWGYGNEFELFAGMTEAGLDPATDVTLVQQQFDMNAFLAGDIDAAQAMTYNEYAQLLEAENPETGELYTPDDFTAIDWNDEGTAMLQDAVWASSERLASDEEYQDTTVKFLKASLKGWVYARDNPEEARDIVVAEGSQLGNSHQLWMTNEVNKLIWPSPDGIGLIDEDAWAQTVDVALTTKNDQGATVITAEPDAEAYTNEYVEEALAALRDEGVDVSGEDFEPLTVTLEAGGS
- a CDS encoding aspartate aminotransferase family protein, with translation MTTDDDATALRLDRDHVFHSWSAQGHLNPLVIAGGLGSTVWDHAGRRYLDFSSQLVNTNIGHQHPRVVAAIQEQAATLTTVAPAAANLTRGLAAQKVLSHAPDGFRSVFFTNGGADANENAIRLARLHTGRDKVVSAYRSYHGNTGAAVVATGDWRRVPNEYARAHVHHFGPYLYRSEFWATTPEQESERALRHLERVIQAEGPTSVAAILLETIPGTAGVLVPPPGYLAGVRAIADRYGILLILDEVMAGFGRTGQWFAFDAFDVVPDLITFAKGVNSGYVPAGGVILSEPIAATFEDRVFPGGLTYSGHPLAMASIVATLDAMANEGIIENAAAIGRDVLGPGLAELAEKSPLVGEVRGLGVFWAVELVADQATREPVDAALMGRIKAGALARGLLPFVADNRVHVVPPCVVTPEEAETGLALLTEVLAEVA
- a CDS encoding SDR family NAD(P)-dependent oxidoreductase, yielding MSTATPRPRRALVTGASSGIGAATVRRLRTEGWDVVATARRADRLAALADETGADTVVADVTDDADVARLAAHVAEGGPLDALVNNAGGAFGLDPVESADLDHWRQMYELNVLGTLRVTQALLPALRAGDGGDIVVVTSTAAHGTYEGGAGYVGAKHAERMLATTLRWEILGEPIRIIEIAPGAVATEEFSMVRFDGDAERAAAVYAGYEPLVADDIADAIAWSLSRPAHVNIDLLVVRPRAQASNNRVARTGV
- a CDS encoding ABC transporter ATP-binding protein, translated to MPSAPPAPPARPESTTRVLLRLFRWARPALPRIALGGLTALGASLLALAVPQVLRVIVNGPLLTEGSRRGVVLGALVVLGLGVLEAFLVWCRRALILGPGTTVERDMRTDLFRHLLDLPVEFHDRWSGGQLLSRIMSDLGTIRRWTVFGLVMLLVSSTTVVVGIGLMLATSWVLGLVYLVGAVPMIWLSFRFREDYKVVARLARDQAGDLATTVEESVHGIRVLKAFGRGDDALDDFARQADELRTTEVHKARTLSRVSFALSAIPETILTVSLGLGVVLTSRGELSVGALVAFFATAAVVNNPVERLGMLLAMTLDAKAATDRYLQVMDTGSTVRDPEQPVTLPVPDAAGSRVELSGVHFAHPPTASPDGPRAGAEILAGIDLVLEPGETMALVGLTGSGKTTLLQLVPRLYDVTAGRVRIDGVDVRDLTRADLRSAVSIAFEDPILFSASVRENVLLGTDLTGQAADDLVAEALDVARARFAYGLPDGLDTVIGEEGLSLSGGQRQRIALARAIAVRPRVLVLDDPLSALDVTTEAAVTARLREMLTGTTTLVVAHRPSTVALADRVAVLEDGRITGVGRHADLLSTHPHYRYVLTALSALDAETDQTDELAEVRP